One genomic window of Papilio machaon chromosome 17, ilPapMach1.1, whole genome shotgun sequence includes the following:
- the LOC106721674 gene encoding serine/threonine-protein phosphatase 2A 56 kDa regulatory subunit epsilon isoform yields MSSGTFVDRIDPFAKRSLKKKTKKSQGSSRYRNTQDVELQALPLLKDVPNSEQEELFIRKLRQCCVAFDFMDPVADLKGKEIKRATLNELVEYITGGRGVLTEPVYPEIIKMISANLFRTLPPSENPDFDPEEDDPTLEASWPHLQLVYEFFLRFLESTDFQPTIGKKVIDQKFVLQLLDLFDSEDPRERDFLKTVLHRIYGKFLGLRAFIRKQINNIFLRFVYETEHFNGVGELLEILGSIINGFALPLKSEHKQFLVKVLLPLHKVKCLSLYHAQLAYCVVQFLEKDATLTEPVVRGLLKFWPKTCSQKEVMFLGEIEEVLDVIEPAQFAKIQEPLFRQIAKCVSSPHFQVAERALYFWNNEYILSLMEENNQVIMPIMFPALYRISKEHWNQTIVALVYNVLKTFMEMNSKLFDELTASYKAERQKEKKREKERDELWKKLGELEISSKRQAVGAVGAVGAGGAAVTGGAVGK; encoded by the exons ATGTCTTCGGGAACGTTTGTGGATAGAATTGATCCGTTCGCCAAGCGTtcgttaaagaaaaaaaccaaGAAATCGCAAGGTTCCTCCCGCTACCGCAACACTCAGGACGTGGAACTTCAGGCGCTGCCGCTTCTCAAAG aTGTTCCAAATAGTGAGCAAGAGGAACTGTTCATTCGTAAACTGCGGCAATGCTGTGTGGCATTTGACTTCATGGATCCTGTTGCTGATCTCAAGGGCAAGGAGATAAAACGTGCCACATTGAATGAGCTTGTAGAGTACATCACTGGTGGGCGTGGAGTGCTTACTGAGCCTGTTTATCCGGAGATTATTAAAATG ATATCGGCCAACCTGTTCCGCACTCTGCCGCCGAGTGAAAATCCCGACTTCGATCCTGAAGAAGACGACCCGACCCTGGAGGCGTCGTGGCCGCATCTCCAGCTCGTCTACGAGTTCTTCCTACGCTTCCTCGAGTCGACCGACTTCCAGCCCACCATCGGCAAGAAGGTTATTGACCAGAAATTTGTTTTGCAG CTTTTAGATTTATTCGACTCCGAGGATCCGCGCGAACGCGACTTTCTGAAAACTGTCCTTCATCGCATTTACGGCAAGTTCTTGGGACTGCGAGCCTTCATACGGAAAcaaatcaataatattttcctaCGATTTGTATATGAAACTGAACATTTCAATGGTGTTGGAGAGCTCTTAGAAATATTGGGAAG CATAATCAATGGGTTCGCTCTGCCACTGAAGAGCGAACACAAGCAGTTCCTGGTGAAGGTGCTGCTGCCGCTGCACAAGGTGAAGTGCCTGTCGCTGTACCACGCGCAGCTGGCCTACTGCGTGGTGCAGTTCCTGGAGAAGGACGCTACACTCACTGAGCCTGTAGTGCGCGGACTGCTCAAGTTCTGGCCCAAGACCTGCTCCCAGAAAGAG GTTATGTTCTTGGGTGAGATAGAAGAAGTATTGGATGTGATTGAGCCAGCTCAGTTTGCCAAAATACAAGAGCCATTATTTAGACAAATTGCAAAATGTGTGTCCAGTCCACATTTTCAA GTAGCAGAGCGGGCTCTGTACTTCTGGAACAACGAATATATTCTGTCGCTGATGGAGGAGAACAACCAGGTGATAATGCCGATCATGTTCCCGGCGCTGTACCGCATCAGCAAGGAGCACTGGAACCAGACGATCGTGGCGCTCGTCTACAACGTGCTCAAGACCTTCATGGAGATGAACTCCAAGCTGTTTGACGAGCTCACGGCTAGCTACAAAGCTGAACGGcaaaa agAGAAGAAGCGCGAGAAGGAGCGCGACGAGCTGTGGAAGAAGCTGGGCGAGCTGGAGATAAGCAGCAAGCGGCAGGCGGTGGGTGCGGTGGGCGCGGtgggtgcggggggcgcggcggTGACGGGGGGCGCGGTGGGCAAGTGA